From a single Streptomyces sp. NBC_00377 genomic region:
- a CDS encoding lysophospholipid acyltransferase family protein, producing MAELVYRPVVGLAQTLFKAWDLKIDCKGSENIPRSGGAVLVSNHISYLDFIFDGLAALPQKRLVRFMAKESVFRHRISGPLMRGMKHIPVDRNQGETAYAHALESLRSGEIVGVFPEATISQSFTLKSFKSGAARMAQEAGVPLIPVALWGTQRLWTKGHPRNFKRSHTPITIRVGEALEASRDKYAGAITRQLRERVQELLEAAQRAYPVRPKDANDTWWMPAHLGGTAPTPEQVRAAEAR from the coding sequence ATGGCAGAGCTTGTCTACCGTCCCGTCGTCGGCCTCGCCCAGACCCTGTTCAAGGCCTGGGACCTCAAGATCGACTGCAAGGGATCGGAGAACATCCCGCGCTCGGGCGGAGCCGTGCTGGTGAGCAATCACATCAGCTACCTCGACTTCATCTTCGACGGCCTGGCCGCGCTCCCGCAGAAACGCCTCGTTCGTTTCATGGCGAAGGAGTCCGTCTTCCGCCACAGGATCTCCGGCCCCCTGATGCGCGGCATGAAGCACATCCCGGTGGACCGCAACCAGGGCGAGACGGCCTACGCGCACGCCCTCGAGTCGCTGCGCTCGGGCGAGATCGTCGGAGTCTTCCCCGAGGCCACCATCTCGCAGTCGTTCACGCTCAAGAGCTTCAAGTCGGGTGCGGCCCGGATGGCCCAGGAGGCGGGCGTCCCGCTGATCCCGGTGGCGCTGTGGGGTACGCAGCGGCTGTGGACCAAGGGCCACCCCCGCAACTTCAAGCGCAGCCACACCCCGATCACCATCCGCGTCGGCGAGGCTCTCGAGGCCTCCCGTGACAAGTACGCGGGCGCCATCACCCGGCAGCTGCGCGAGCGCGTCCAGGAGCTTCTGGAGGCCGCTCAGCGGGCCTACCCGGTCCGCCCCAAGGACGCGAACGACACCTGGTGGATGCCGGCCCACCTGGGCGGCACGGCACCGACACCGGAGCAGGTCCGCGCGGCCGAGGCGCGCTGA
- a CDS encoding DUF4395 domain-containing protein yields the protein MDIDVRGPRFGAAVTTLVLAVVLITGSAWLLAWQTLAFALGAAGGVGRSPYGWVFRRAVRPWIGPPTGFEAPQPPRFAQVVGLVFAGVGLVGLALGPGWLGLAATGAALAAAFLNAAFGYCLGCEMYLLVRRVAGAREVKTT from the coding sequence ATGGACATCGATGTGAGGGGCCCGCGCTTCGGGGCCGCCGTGACGACCTTGGTGCTCGCGGTCGTACTGATCACCGGCAGCGCCTGGCTGCTGGCGTGGCAGACGCTGGCGTTCGCGCTCGGCGCGGCGGGCGGGGTGGGACGGTCGCCGTACGGCTGGGTGTTCCGCAGGGCCGTACGGCCGTGGATCGGTCCGCCCACCGGGTTCGAGGCGCCTCAGCCGCCGCGGTTCGCGCAGGTGGTGGGCCTGGTGTTCGCGGGGGTCGGCCTCGTCGGCCTCGCACTGGGTCCCGGCTGGCTGGGCCTCGCGGCGACCGGGGCCGCGCTGGCGGCCGCGTTCCTCAATGCCGCTTTCGGGTACTGCCTCGGATGCGAGATGTACCTGCTGGTACGCCGGGTCGCGGGTGCGCGCGAAGTAAAGACGACTTAA
- a CDS encoding TlpA family protein disulfide reductase, with protein MTGLVVCAAVLVAASAYGVLQRRRSGRIRVRGRDDGKRLGADRLGGELGERATLVQFSSAFCAPCRATRRVLGEVAGVVPGVAHIEIDAEAHLDLVRDLDILKTPTVLVLDADGRVVRRATGQPSKADVIAALGEAV; from the coding sequence ATGACCGGACTGGTGGTGTGTGCGGCGGTGCTCGTGGCGGCGAGCGCCTACGGAGTGCTGCAACGGCGGCGGAGCGGGAGGATACGGGTGCGCGGGCGCGACGACGGCAAACGGCTCGGAGCGGACCGGCTCGGCGGCGAACTCGGCGAACGGGCCACGCTCGTACAGTTCTCCAGCGCCTTCTGCGCGCCCTGCCGGGCGACCCGCAGGGTCCTCGGCGAGGTGGCCGGCGTGGTCCCCGGCGTCGCCCACATCGAGATCGACGCCGAGGCGCACCTGGACCTCGTCCGCGATCTCGACATCCTCAAGACCCCGACCGTCCTGGTGCTCGACGCCGACGGCCGCGTCGTCCGGCGCGCCACCGGCCAGCCCAGCAAGGCGGACGTCATCGCCGCCCTGGGGGAGGCCGTGTGA
- a CDS encoding flavin reductase family protein — protein sequence MTATPGLGSPHLASPDLLRSVFRRHAAGVAVITAPGDGGPVGFTATSLSSVSAEPPMVSFGIGTGASSWPALSRATHVGVHILGEHQQELAATFARSGADRFGAPTAWREGPKGVPVLDDVLAWLVCRVVARVPAGDHRIVLAEVVLGDPEGAGRPLLYHQGRFTALRD from the coding sequence ATGACGGCCACGCCCGGCCTCGGCTCCCCGCACCTGGCCTCCCCCGACCTGCTGCGCTCCGTCTTCCGGCGGCACGCGGCGGGGGTCGCCGTGATCACCGCCCCCGGCGACGGCGGCCCGGTCGGCTTCACCGCCACTTCGCTCAGCTCCGTCTCCGCGGAGCCGCCGATGGTCTCCTTCGGCATCGGCACCGGCGCCTCCAGCTGGCCGGCGCTGTCCCGGGCCACGCACGTGGGCGTGCACATACTCGGCGAGCACCAGCAGGAGCTGGCCGCCACCTTCGCCAGGAGCGGTGCCGACCGCTTCGGCGCTCCCACCGCCTGGCGTGAGGGCCCGAAGGGCGTCCCCGTCCTGGACGACGTGCTGGCGTGGCTGGTGTGCCGGGTCGTCGCCCGGGTTCCGGCGGGGGACCACCGCATCGTGCTGGCGGAGGTGGTCCTCGGGGACCCGGAGGGCGCCGGGCGGCCGTTGCTCTACCACCAGGGGCGCTTCACCGCTCTGCGGGATTGA
- a CDS encoding electron transfer flavoprotein subunit beta/FixA family protein, protein MSLRIVVTVKYVPDATGDRHFADDLTVDRDDVDGLLSELDEYAVEQALQISEGSDDDVEITVLTVGPEDAKDALRKALSMGADKAIHVEDDDLHGTDAIGTSLVLAKAIEKAGYDLVISGLASTDGTMGVVPALLAERLGVPQVTLLSEVSVEDGTVKGRRDGDAASEQLEASLPAVVSVTDQSGEARYPSFKGIMAAKKKPVESWDLSDLDLEAEEVGLEGAWTAVDSATERPARTAGTIVKDEGEGGKQLAEFLAGQKFI, encoded by the coding sequence GTGAGCTTGAGGATCGTTGTCACTGTGAAGTACGTGCCCGACGCCACTGGCGACCGGCACTTCGCCGATGACCTGACCGTCGACCGTGACGACGTGGACGGTCTGCTCTCGGAGCTCGACGAGTACGCGGTCGAGCAGGCGCTGCAGATCTCCGAGGGTTCCGACGACGACGTGGAGATCACCGTCCTGACGGTGGGCCCCGAGGACGCCAAGGACGCGCTCCGCAAGGCGCTGTCCATGGGCGCCGACAAGGCGATCCACGTCGAGGACGACGACCTGCACGGCACCGACGCCATCGGCACCTCCCTGGTGCTGGCCAAGGCGATCGAGAAGGCCGGCTACGACCTGGTCATCTCCGGCCTGGCCTCCACCGACGGCACCATGGGCGTCGTCCCGGCCCTGCTGGCCGAGCGTCTGGGCGTCCCGCAGGTCACCCTGCTCTCCGAGGTGTCCGTCGAGGACGGCACCGTCAAGGGCCGCCGGGACGGCGACGCCGCCTCCGAGCAGCTCGAGGCCTCCCTGCCGGCCGTGGTGTCGGTCACCGACCAGTCCGGCGAGGCGCGTTACCCCTCGTTCAAGGGCATCATGGCGGCCAAGAAGAAGCCGGTCGAGTCCTGGGACCTCTCCGACCTGGACCTGGAGGCCGAGGAGGTCGGCCTGGAGGGCGCCTGGACCGCGGTCGACAGCGCCACCGAGCGTCCCGCTCGCACCGCGGGCACGATCGTCAAGGACGAGGGCGAGGGCGGCAAGCAGCTCGCCGAGTTCCTCGCGGGCCAGAAGTTCATCTAA
- a CDS encoding electron transfer flavoprotein subunit alpha/FixB family protein, producing the protein MAEVLVFVDHVDGAVRKPTLELLTLARRIGEPVAVALGAGAENTAAALAEHGAVKVLTHDASEYADYLVVPKVDALQAAVESVSPAAVLVPSSAEGKEIAARLALRIGSGIITDATDLEAGDEGPVATQSVFAASFTTKSRVSKGTPVITVKPNSAAVEAAPAAGAVESLAVTFSAQATGTKVTGRTPRESTGRPELTEAAIVVSGGRGVNGAENFALIESLADSLGAAVGASRAAVDAGWYPHTNQVGQTGKSVSPQLYIANGISGAIQHRAGMQTSKTIVAVNKDAEAPIFDLVDYGVVGDLFDVVPQLTEEINTRKG; encoded by the coding sequence ATGGCTGAAGTCCTCGTCTTCGTCGACCACGTGGACGGCGCCGTCCGCAAGCCCACCCTCGAGCTGCTGACGCTGGCCCGCCGCATCGGCGAGCCCGTCGCCGTCGCCCTCGGCGCGGGCGCCGAGAACACCGCCGCCGCGCTGGCCGAGCACGGCGCCGTGAAGGTGCTGACCCACGACGCTTCCGAGTACGCCGACTACCTGGTCGTACCGAAGGTCGACGCCCTCCAGGCCGCCGTCGAGTCGGTCTCCCCGGCCGCCGTCCTGGTGCCGTCCTCCGCCGAGGGCAAGGAGATCGCCGCCCGCCTCGCGCTGCGCATCGGCTCCGGCATCATCACCGACGCCACCGACCTCGAGGCCGGCGACGAGGGTCCGGTGGCCACCCAGTCGGTGTTCGCCGCGTCCTTCACCACCAAGTCCCGCGTCTCCAAGGGCACCCCCGTCATCACCGTGAAGCCGAACTCGGCCGCCGTCGAGGCCGCCCCGGCCGCCGGCGCCGTCGAGTCCCTCGCGGTGACCTTCTCCGCCCAGGCCACCGGCACCAAGGTCACCGGCCGCACCCCGCGTGAGTCGACCGGCCGCCCGGAGCTGACCGAGGCCGCGATCGTGGTCTCCGGCGGCCGCGGCGTCAACGGCGCCGAGAACTTCGCCCTCATCGAGTCCCTCGCCGACTCCCTCGGCGCGGCCGTGGGCGCCTCCCGCGCCGCCGTGGACGCCGGCTGGTACCCGCACACCAACCAGGTGGGCCAGACCGGCAAGTCCGTCTCGCCGCAGCTCTACATCGCCAACGGCATCTCCGGCGCCATCCAGCACCGCGCCGGCATGCAGACCTCGAAGACCATCGTGGCCGTCAACAAGGACGCCGAGGCCCCGATCTTCGACCTCGTCGACTACGGGGTCGTCGGCGACCTGTTCGACGTCGTGCCCCAGCTCACCGAGGAGATCAACACCCGCAAGGGCTGA
- a CDS encoding endonuclease/exonuclease/phosphatase family protein: MTGSSGSTRRAGLRTMVAAVAAVPLLGTVGASAARHESRTQGTLLPAPAPPLEVMTFNLRFASAKKPNSWAQRRPVMRALLRRAAPHVIGTQEGRPQQLRDIEADLGPHYDWIGTSRAVGDDEAMAVFYDTRRLVPAGYEHFWLSDTPQVRGSNTWGGGHPRMVTWVRFRDLRAAGRQFRVLNTHLDNASEYARVRGAALIAARIARFDPSLPLVVTGDFNTTAQDAPVHDALLAAGLVDTWDTARVRGAAYATFHGYRPLVPDGERIDWILATPGVTVHREWTDPFAVGGQYPSDHLPVQASLSLG; this comes from the coding sequence ATGACGGGCAGCAGTGGGTCCACCCGGCGGGCGGGGCTGAGAACCATGGTGGCCGCCGTCGCCGCCGTCCCCCTGCTCGGCACGGTGGGGGCTTCGGCCGCTCGGCACGAGAGCCGGACGCAGGGGACACTCCTGCCGGCGCCGGCGCCCCCGCTGGAGGTCATGACGTTCAACCTCCGCTTCGCGTCCGCCAAGAAGCCCAACAGCTGGGCGCAGCGCCGGCCGGTGATGCGCGCCCTGCTGCGCCGGGCGGCCCCACACGTCATCGGCACCCAGGAGGGCCGGCCGCAGCAGCTGCGGGACATCGAGGCGGACCTCGGACCGCACTACGACTGGATCGGCACCAGCCGCGCCGTGGGCGACGACGAGGCGATGGCCGTCTTCTACGACACGCGGCGGCTCGTCCCGGCCGGCTACGAGCACTTCTGGCTCTCCGACACGCCACAAGTGCGCGGTTCCAACACCTGGGGCGGGGGACACCCGCGCATGGTGACCTGGGTGCGATTCCGTGATCTGCGGGCGGCGGGGCGACAGTTCCGGGTCCTCAACACCCATCTCGACAACGCGAGCGAGTACGCGCGCGTGCGCGGCGCCGCCCTGATCGCCGCGCGGATCGCCCGGTTCGACCCTTCGCTGCCGCTGGTGGTGACCGGCGACTTCAACACCACGGCGCAGGACGCTCCGGTCCACGACGCGCTGCTCGCCGCCGGCCTGGTGGACACCTGGGACACCGCACGCGTGCGCGGCGCGGCGTATGCCACCTTCCACGGGTACCGGCCGCTGGTCCCGGACGGGGAACGGATCGACTGGATCCTGGCGACACCCGGGGTCACGGTCCACCGGGAGTGGACCGACCCCTTCGCTGTCGGCGGCCAGTACCCGAGCGATCACCTGCCGGTGCAGGCGTCCCTGAGCCTGGGATGA
- a CDS encoding DUF6986 family protein, translating to MGQGQQETTVATSLAGAVSEEISASLAPVDAELARRYPGDPGTRQPVHTVYVPGDAFDAGTIRSWGDRALAALDEHAPDAASFAACLGLSADLAEPVYARVRAKLEREPIEDLRVDFEDGYGPRPDAEEDETAARAARLIAQAYTKGTAAPYMGIRMKCMEAAVRDRGIRTLDVFLTGLMEAGGLPEGLLLTLPKVTYPEQVSAMVRLLEAFEKARGLPPGRLGFEIQIETSQAILGTDGTATVARMIQAAEGRATGLHYGTFDYSACLGVSAAHQASDHPAADHAKAVMQVAAAGTGVRVSDGSTNVLPVGPTEQVHDAWRLHYGLTRRALSRAYYQGWDMHPGHLPTRYAAVFAFYREGLARAADRLARYAGRAIGDVMDEPATAKALSGYLLRGLDCGALDLAEVTDATGLTRPALEGFAGPRRGI from the coding sequence ATGGGCCAGGGCCAGCAGGAGACGACGGTCGCGACCAGCCTCGCGGGCGCCGTCAGCGAAGAGATCAGCGCCTCCCTCGCCCCGGTCGACGCCGAACTCGCCCGCCGCTACCCCGGCGACCCGGGCACGCGCCAGCCCGTCCACACCGTCTACGTGCCCGGCGACGCCTTCGACGCGGGCACGATCCGCTCCTGGGGCGACAGGGCCCTGGCCGCCCTGGACGAGCACGCCCCCGACGCGGCGTCCTTCGCCGCCTGCCTCGGCCTGTCCGCCGACCTCGCCGAGCCCGTGTACGCGCGCGTGCGGGCCAAGCTCGAGCGCGAGCCGATCGAAGACCTCCGCGTCGACTTCGAGGACGGCTACGGCCCCCGCCCGGACGCGGAGGAGGACGAGACGGCCGCCCGGGCGGCCCGGCTGATCGCGCAGGCGTACACGAAGGGCACCGCCGCCCCGTACATGGGCATCCGGATGAAGTGCATGGAGGCCGCGGTGCGCGACCGGGGCATCCGCACCCTCGACGTCTTCCTCACCGGCCTGATGGAGGCCGGCGGCCTCCCCGAAGGCCTGCTCCTCACCCTCCCGAAGGTGACGTACCCCGAGCAGGTGAGCGCCATGGTCCGGCTCCTGGAGGCCTTCGAGAAGGCGCGGGGGCTCCCGCCCGGGCGGCTCGGCTTCGAGATCCAGATCGAGACCAGCCAGGCGATCCTCGGCACCGACGGAACCGCGACCGTCGCCCGCATGATCCAGGCGGCCGAGGGCCGTGCCACCGGCCTGCACTACGGCACCTTCGACTACAGCGCCTGCCTCGGCGTCTCCGCCGCCCACCAGGCGAGCGACCACCCCGCCGCCGACCATGCCAAGGCGGTCATGCAGGTCGCGGCCGCGGGCACCGGCGTACGCGTCTCGGACGGCTCCACCAACGTCCTCCCGGTCGGCCCGACCGAGCAGGTCCACGACGCCTGGCGGCTGCACTACGGCCTCACCCGCCGCGCCCTGTCCCGCGCCTACTACCAGGGCTGGGACATGCACCCCGGTCACCTGCCCACCCGCTACGCGGCCGTCTTCGCCTTCTACCGGGAGGGCCTCGCCCGGGCCGCCGACCGGCTCGCGCGCTATGCCGGCCGGGCCATCGGCGACGTCATGGACGAGCCGGCGACCGCCAAGGCCCTCAGCGGCTATCTGCTGCGCGGTCTGGACTGCGGCGCTCTCGACCTCGCCGAGGTGACCGACGCCACCGGGCTCACCCGGCCGGCCCTGGAGGGCTTCGCGGGACCCCGCCGAGGGATCTGA
- a CDS encoding VOC family protein, whose product MSVELNHTIIHSLDNRESAEFLAHILGLEVGAEWGPFVPVATSNGVTLDFAAIPAESIVMQHYAFLVSDEEFDAAFDRIERARITYFADPHGRQPGEINHHHGGRGVYFMDPAGHGMEIITRPYETPQQ is encoded by the coding sequence ATGTCAGTCGAGCTGAACCACACCATCATCCACTCCCTTGACAACCGGGAGTCCGCCGAGTTCCTCGCCCACATCCTGGGACTCGAAGTCGGGGCCGAGTGGGGCCCGTTCGTCCCGGTGGCCACCAGCAACGGGGTCACTCTGGACTTCGCGGCCATCCCGGCGGAGTCGATCGTCATGCAGCACTACGCGTTCCTCGTCTCGGACGAGGAGTTCGACGCGGCCTTCGACCGGATCGAACGGGCCCGCATCACGTACTTCGCCGATCCGCACGGCAGGCAGCCCGGTGAGATCAACCATCACCACGGCGGTCGGGGCGTGTACTTCATGGATCCCGCCGGGCACGGCATGGAGATCATCACGCGCCCGTACGAGACCCCGCAGCAGTAG
- a CDS encoding LacI family DNA-binding transcriptional regulator, with translation MPETQRRPDSRYGNRPTMKDVAARAGVGLKTVSRVVNGEPGVTPETERRVQEAIDALGFRRNDSARVLRKGRTASIGLVLEDLADPFYGPLSRAVEEVARAHGALLINGSSAEDPDREQELALALCARRVDGLVVIPAGDDHRYLEPEMKAGVATVFVDRPAGRIDADCVLSDNFGGAHEGVSHLVAHGHRRIGFIGDMPRIHTAAERLRGYRTAMEDANIPVEDAWMSLGATDPLRVRRAAEEMLSGSAPVTAIFSGNNRVTVTVIRVLAEQSRQVALVAFDDLELADLLQPGVTVIAQDAATLGRTAAERLFAQLDGTLITPERIELPTRLVERGSGELPPAG, from the coding sequence GTGCCCGAGACGCAGCGCCGGCCCGACAGCCGCTACGGCAACCGTCCCACCATGAAGGACGTCGCCGCTCGCGCCGGAGTGGGCCTGAAGACGGTCTCGCGGGTGGTGAACGGCGAGCCGGGCGTCACTCCCGAGACGGAGCGCCGGGTCCAGGAGGCCATCGACGCGCTCGGCTTCCGCCGCAACGACAGTGCCCGGGTACTGCGCAAGGGCCGCACGGCCAGCATCGGCCTGGTCCTGGAGGACCTCGCCGACCCCTTCTACGGACCGCTCAGCCGCGCCGTGGAGGAGGTCGCCCGGGCCCACGGGGCACTGCTGATCAACGGCTCGAGCGCCGAGGACCCGGACCGGGAGCAGGAGTTGGCGCTCGCCCTGTGTGCGCGCCGGGTGGACGGTCTGGTGGTGATCCCGGCCGGTGACGACCACCGTTACCTGGAACCCGAGATGAAGGCGGGCGTCGCCACGGTGTTCGTGGACCGGCCGGCCGGCCGGATCGACGCCGACTGCGTCCTGTCGGACAACTTCGGCGGCGCCCACGAGGGCGTGAGCCACCTCGTGGCGCACGGACACCGCCGGATCGGCTTCATCGGCGACATGCCCCGCATCCACACCGCCGCCGAGCGCCTGCGCGGCTACCGCACGGCGATGGAGGACGCGAACATACCGGTCGAGGACGCCTGGATGTCGCTGGGCGCCACCGACCCCCTGCGGGTGCGGCGCGCGGCCGAGGAGATGCTGTCCGGGTCCGCCCCGGTCACGGCGATCTTCTCGGGCAACAACCGGGTGACGGTCACCGTGATCCGGGTGCTCGCCGAGCAGAGCCGTCAGGTCGCCCTGGTGGCCTTCGACGACCTCGAGCTCGCCGACCTGCTCCAGCCGGGGGTCACCGTGATCGCCCAGGACGCGGCCACGCTCGGCCGTACCGCCGCCGAGCGCCTGTTCGCACAGCTGGACGGCACGCTGATCACGCCGGAGCGCATCGAACTGCCGACCCGGCTCGTCGAACGCGGCTCGGGCGAGCTGCCGCCGGCCGGCTGA
- a CDS encoding ROK family protein has protein sequence MHTDLVAALDIGGTKIAGALVGGDGTILARAQRPTPAQENGDTVMRAVEETLAELTASPLWGRVHAVGIGSAGPVDASAGTVSPVNVPGWRDYPLVDRVRAATGNLPVELIGDGVAITAAEHWQGAARGHDNALCMVVSTGVGGGLVLGGRLHPGPTGNAGHIGHISVELDGDPCPCGGRGCVERIASGPNIARRALASGWLPGPDGDTSAASVAAAARAGDPVAVASFERAAQALAAGIAATATLVEIDIAVIGGGVGKAGEVLFAPLRRALRDYATLSFVQRLTVTPAQMGTDAGLVGAAAAALAASTGAAARAGAAAAGV, from the coding sequence ATGCACACCGACCTCGTGGCCGCGCTCGACATCGGCGGCACCAAGATCGCCGGAGCGCTGGTGGGCGGCGACGGCACGATCCTGGCCCGCGCGCAGCGCCCCACGCCCGCACAGGAGAACGGCGACACCGTGATGCGGGCGGTGGAGGAGACGCTGGCGGAGCTGACCGCGTCACCGCTGTGGGGTCGCGTGCATGCCGTCGGTATCGGCAGCGCGGGCCCCGTGGACGCCTCGGCCGGCACGGTCAGCCCGGTGAACGTGCCCGGCTGGCGCGACTATCCGCTGGTCGACCGGGTCCGGGCGGCGACCGGGAACCTTCCGGTCGAGCTCATCGGCGACGGCGTGGCCATCACCGCGGCCGAACACTGGCAGGGCGCCGCCCGCGGTCACGACAACGCCCTGTGCATGGTGGTCTCCACCGGCGTCGGCGGCGGCCTGGTCCTCGGCGGCCGGCTGCACCCGGGCCCCACCGGCAACGCGGGGCACATCGGCCACATCAGCGTCGAACTCGACGGCGATCCGTGTCCGTGCGGTGGCCGCGGCTGTGTGGAACGCATCGCCAGTGGTCCCAACATCGCCCGCCGGGCCCTGGCGAGCGGCTGGCTGCCCGGCCCCGACGGCGACACCTCGGCGGCCTCGGTGGCCGCCGCGGCCCGTGCGGGCGACCCGGTCGCGGTGGCCTCCTTCGAACGGGCCGCCCAGGCCCTGGCCGCCGGTATCGCGGCCACCGCGACCCTCGTCGAGATCGACATCGCGGTGATCGGCGGGGGAGTGGGCAAGGCGGGCGAGGTGCTCTTCGCACCCCTGCGCCGTGCGCTCCGCGACTACGCGACCCTCTCCTTCGTCCAGCGCCTGACCGTGACACCCGCGCAGATGGGCACGGACGCGGGACTGGTGGGAGCGGCCGCGGCGGCGCTGGCCGCGAGCACCGGCGCGGCGGCCAGGGCGGGGGCCGCGGCGGCGGGGGTCTGA
- a CDS encoding NUDIX hydrolase encodes MTVVWINGAFGAGKTTTARELIDLIPNSTLFDPETVGAALPHLLPPKRLAEVGDFQDLPIWRRLVIDTAAALLAELGGTLVVPMTLLRQEYRDEIFGGLAARRIPVRHVLLAPAETILRKRIADREIPSDLPDGEIRIRQWSYDHIEPYRAALSSWLTADAHPVDNGALTPRETAQRVAEAVGSGTVAACEIVQTPEPTAETVAAGVLLFDELDRVLLVDPTYKPGWEFPGGVVEPGEAPARAGLREVEEETGIRLDQLPRLLVVDWERPVPPAYGGLRLLFDGGRLDAAAVAGLLLPGPELRAWRFVTEEEAAALLPPVRRERLRWALRARERGAALYLEAGVPTE; translated from the coding sequence GTGACCGTCGTCTGGATCAACGGCGCGTTCGGTGCGGGGAAGACCACCACCGCACGGGAACTGATCGACCTGATCCCGAACAGCACGCTCTTCGACCCCGAGACCGTCGGCGCGGCACTCCCGCACCTGCTGCCGCCCAAACGTCTCGCCGAGGTCGGCGACTTCCAGGACCTGCCGATCTGGCGACGGCTCGTGATCGACACGGCGGCCGCGCTCCTCGCCGAACTGGGCGGCACCCTCGTCGTCCCCATGACCCTGCTGCGCCAGGAGTACCGCGACGAGATCTTCGGTGGTCTCGCCGCCCGCCGGATCCCCGTCCGGCATGTCCTCCTCGCTCCGGCGGAAACGATCCTGCGCAAGCGAATAGCCGACCGGGAGATCCCTTCGGACCTCCCCGACGGCGAGATACGGATCCGTCAGTGGTCGTACGACCACATCGAGCCGTACCGTGCCGCCCTCTCCTCCTGGCTCACCGCCGACGCCCACCCCGTCGACAACGGGGCCCTCACCCCGCGGGAGACGGCCCAGCGGGTCGCCGAAGCCGTCGGCAGCGGCACCGTGGCCGCCTGCGAGATCGTGCAGACCCCCGAGCCCACCGCCGAGACGGTGGCGGCCGGGGTGCTCCTCTTCGACGAGCTGGACCGGGTCCTGCTGGTGGACCCGACGTACAAGCCCGGCTGGGAGTTTCCCGGAGGGGTGGTGGAGCCCGGCGAGGCTCCCGCCCGCGCGGGACTGCGCGAGGTCGAGGAGGAGACCGGGATCCGGCTGGACCAGCTGCCCCGGCTGCTGGTCGTCGACTGGGAACGGCCGGTCCCGCCCGCCTACGGCGGACTGCGCCTCCTGTTCGACGGCGGCCGCCTCGACGCGGCGGCCGTGGCCGGCCTGCTGCTGCCCGGTCCGGAGTTGAGGGCCTGGCGGTTCGTCACGGAGGAGGAGGCCGCCGCCCTCCTGCCACCGGTCCGCCGCGAGCGCCTGCGCTGGGCGCTGCGCGCCCGCGAGCGCGGGGCCGCGCTGTATCTGGAGGCAGGAGTCCCCACCGAGTGA